From Deferribacter autotrophicus, the proteins below share one genomic window:
- a CDS encoding DUF362 domain-containing protein, with translation MKVIIDQVRDYNLEELKEFFKNFLKECEFFLKSKSILLKPNLLQASPPEKAITTHPVFIEACIIAVKELNPECSIYIGDSPGANFINYEIVLKTTGIMDAAKKYNVEIVKFEKYAPKKINDFIITSFVDKVDCILNLAKLKTHSLTGLTLCVKNLFGLVPGTNKVGYHKKYPDSSKLAENIYQIYEIVKDKTLSFLDGILAHEGEGPSRGKPVKLGIVGASVHAEALDMVITNVLGFPVDFCKTNLVLLRKGINLQDVEIEGKIDNIPKIRVPISTKVVFLPNWFKRWFAEHISVKPEIDKNSCIKCFLCYKSCPVNAINKIDGFFLEIDKDKCIECFCCYEVCESDAINLKRSLLHKVIAK, from the coding sequence GTGAAGGTTATAATTGATCAAGTTAGAGATTATAATTTAGAAGAATTAAAAGAGTTTTTTAAAAATTTTTTAAAAGAGTGTGAATTTTTTTTAAAAAGTAAAAGTATCCTATTAAAACCAAATTTATTGCAAGCATCTCCTCCTGAAAAAGCTATTACAACTCATCCTGTATTTATTGAAGCCTGCATTATTGCTGTAAAGGAATTAAATCCTGAATGTAGTATTTATATAGGTGATAGTCCTGGGGCAAATTTTATAAACTATGAAATTGTGTTGAAAACAACTGGAATAATGGATGCTGCTAAAAAATATAATGTGGAAATTGTAAAATTTGAAAAATATGCACCTAAAAAAATAAATGATTTTATAATTACTTCTTTTGTTGATAAAGTGGATTGTATTTTAAACCTTGCAAAGTTAAAAACACATTCTTTAACAGGCTTAACTTTATGTGTAAAAAATCTGTTTGGATTAGTGCCCGGGACAAACAAAGTAGGATATCATAAAAAATATCCTGATAGCAGTAAATTAGCGGAAAATATTTATCAGATTTATGAAATTGTAAAAGATAAAACTTTGTCATTTCTTGATGGAATTCTTGCTCATGAAGGGGAAGGACCTTCAAGGGGTAAACCTGTTAAATTAGGGATTGTAGGTGCGTCAGTACATGCAGAAGCCTTGGATATGGTTATTACTAATGTTTTGGGGTTTCCTGTTGATTTTTGTAAAACCAATCTAGTTCTTTTGCGTAAAGGTATAAATTTGCAAGATGTTGAAATTGAAGGGAAAATAGATAATATTCCCAAGATCAGAGTTCCCATATCTACGAAAGTAGTATTTTTACCTAATTGGTTTAAACGGTGGTTTGCTGAACATATTTCTGTTAAACCAGAAATTGATAAAAATAGTTGTATTAAATGTTTTTTGTGTTATAAATCTTGCCCTGTGAATGCAATTAATAAAATTGATGGATTTTTTTTGGAAATTGATAAAGATAAATGTATAGAATGTTTCTGTTGTTATGAAGTTTGTGAGTCAGATGCAATTAATTTAAAAAGATCATTATTACATAAGGTGATTGCAAAATGA
- a CDS encoding DUF4416 family protein, translating into MVYGGGVRKPQKVVFFNAILIDVKYENIIDDYLNSIFGSPKIVSEKFSFSHTSYYEKEMGNNLVKYFACYDIIDYPDKLVNYKRIAVDIEDFFKENGKRKVNIDPGYVAMEKVVAASTKNFTHRIYLGESIYADLQLYRKKKSYVALPWTFYDYQTSNALIFFEKCRIFLEEKLNAN; encoded by the coding sequence ATGGTTTATGGTGGAGGCGTTAGAAAGCCTCAGAAAGTAGTTTTTTTTAATGCAATACTAATCGATGTAAAATATGAAAATATAATAGACGATTATTTAAATTCCATTTTTGGCTCGCCGAAAATAGTATCAGAAAAATTCAGCTTTTCGCATACATCTTATTATGAAAAAGAAATGGGTAATAATTTGGTGAAATATTTTGCTTGTTATGATATAATTGATTATCCTGATAAGTTAGTTAATTATAAAAGGATTGCAGTGGATATAGAAGATTTTTTTAAAGAAAATGGTAAACGTAAAGTGAACATTGACCCAGGTTATGTAGCAATGGAAAAAGTGGTAGCTGCTAGCACAAAGAATTTTACCCATAGAATTTACCTTGGTGAATCTATTTATGCTGATTTACAGCTTTATAGGAAAAAGAAAAGTTATGTAGCATTGCCTTGGACTTTTTATGATTATCAAACAAGTAATGCATTAATTTTTTTTGAAAAGTGTAGAATTTTTTTGGAGGAAAAACTCAATGCCAATTAA
- the ribD gene encoding bifunctional diaminohydroxyphosphoribosylaminopyrimidine deaminase/5-amino-6-(5-phosphoribosylamino)uracil reductase RibD yields MIRPHDIMKECVQLALLGKGKTKTNPTVGAVVVKNGRIIGRGYHSGYGNPHAEIEAMKDASEPLEGSDLYVTLEPCSHYGKTPPCVDAIIENKIKRVFIGVVDPNPDVTGKGIDKLIEAGIDVFVGFNEELCASIIEDFTKGVLRKEPYYTLKIAESLDGKIATKTGDSKWITSESSRTYVHFLRSISDAVLVGVNTVNKDNPRLDARMIDSDVNPYKVVLDPHLSINMDTILTNEYSDRLIVFTKHEYKKAKELRERGAKVFIDESEGERIDLDFVSKCLLEEKILNVFVEGGSETAGLLIDAGKIDRVYFFVAPKIIGGKNAITSVGGDGIACIKDANELKEIEIKRFEKDILITGKLNDYKEYIVKLTDKVRNRCSLGL; encoded by the coding sequence ATGATTCGACCTCACGATATAATGAAAGAGTGTGTCCAGCTAGCACTACTTGGTAAAGGAAAAACGAAGACAAATCCTACTGTTGGAGCTGTTGTTGTTAAAAATGGAAGGATAATTGGGCGTGGCTATCACTCTGGTTATGGAAATCCTCATGCTGAAATTGAAGCTATGAAAGATGCAAGTGAGCCACTTGAAGGGTCAGATCTTTATGTAACTCTCGAGCCTTGTTCTCATTACGGAAAAACACCACCTTGTGTTGATGCTATTATAGAAAACAAAATTAAAAGAGTTTTTATAGGAGTAGTTGATCCAAATCCTGATGTGACCGGTAAAGGGATTGATAAGTTAATCGAAGCAGGTATTGATGTATTTGTAGGATTTAATGAGGAGTTGTGTGCAAGTATTATAGAAGATTTTACTAAAGGGGTTTTAAGGAAGGAGCCATATTATACTTTAAAAATTGCAGAATCTCTTGATGGCAAGATTGCGACTAAGACTGGAGATTCAAAGTGGATTACTTCAGAATCATCGAGAACCTATGTCCACTTTCTTAGAAGCATTAGTGATGCTGTCTTAGTGGGAGTTAACACTGTTAATAAAGACAATCCAAGGCTTGATGCAAGGATGATAGACTCCGATGTAAATCCTTACAAAGTTGTGTTAGATCCGCACTTGTCAATAAATATGGATACAATTCTTACTAATGAATATTCGGATAGATTAATTGTCTTTACAAAACATGAGTATAAAAAAGCTAAAGAACTGAGAGAAAGAGGGGCTAAAGTCTTTATAGATGAGTCAGAAGGCGAAAGAATCGATTTGGATTTTGTTTCAAAATGTTTATTGGAAGAAAAAATACTCAATGTGTTTGTTGAAGGTGGTAGTGAGACGGCAGGTCTTTTAATTGATGCAGGTAAAATAGATAGGGTTTATTTTTTTGTGGCACCAAAAATTATTGGCGGAAAAAATGCAATAACATCTGTTGGTGGGGATGGTATTGCGTGTATAAAAGATGCTAATGAGTTGAAAGAGATTGAAATAAAAAGATTTGAGAAAGATATTTTGATTACTGGAAAATTAAACGATTATAAGGAATATATAGTAAAATTAACTGACAAGGTAAGAAACAGATGTTCACTGGGATTGTAG
- the plsY gene encoding glycerol-3-phosphate 1-O-acyltransferase PlsY, with amino-acid sequence MKFWFPVIAYFIGAIPTAYVIVKILKGIDIRTVGSGNVGATNAGRVLGFKGFLVVFIIDMLKGFIPVYLAKSYFGDSIFLYLVAFAAIIGHIFTVFLNFKGGKGVATGVGVYIALTPINVFYVFLVFMITVGLFKMVSLGSIVSVITLTVLVWINEQSLYLKVFTLALALFIIIKHRENIKRILNGTEKKIGEKVNL; translated from the coding sequence ATGAAATTTTGGTTTCCTGTAATTGCATATTTCATAGGGGCTATCCCCACTGCATATGTAATTGTAAAAATTTTAAAAGGTATAGATATCCGAACTGTTGGCAGTGGTAATGTAGGTGCCACAAATGCAGGAAGAGTTTTAGGGTTTAAAGGTTTTCTGGTAGTTTTTATAATTGATATGTTAAAGGGGTTTATTCCTGTTTATTTGGCGAAAAGTTATTTTGGTGATTCTATCTTTTTGTATCTTGTTGCTTTTGCAGCCATAATTGGCCATATATTCACTGTATTTTTGAATTTTAAAGGTGGTAAAGGGGTGGCCACAGGTGTTGGTGTTTATATTGCACTCACCCCTATAAATGTTTTCTATGTATTTCTTGTTTTTATGATAACTGTAGGATTATTTAAAATGGTTTCTTTGGGTTCGATTGTTTCTGTTATAACTCTAACAGTATTAGTATGGATAAATGAACAATCTTTGTATTTAAAAGTTTTTACACTAGCTCTTGCTCTTTTTATTATAATAAAACACAGAGAAAATATAAAACGTATTTTAAATGGAACAGAAAAGAAAATCGGAGAAAAGGTTAATTTATGA
- a CDS encoding sigma-54-dependent transcriptional regulator produces MSYNILIVDDEKSFREFLEILFINEGFKVFSAKNLESATRIIQKENIDIVLCDLVLGGEDGLDLARFCFENHKNIPFILMTAYASDETALKSVELGVIDYITKPFDTDELLDLIKAVLKKDKVDNHECCKELDDIIGLSESVLKVKSEIINVAPSDATVLITGESGTGKELVARAIHKMSDRKDNPFIPINCSAIPSDLLESELFGYKKGAFTGANNDKIGIFEAANNGTIFLDEIGEMPLFLQAKLLRVLQEGVIRPIGSNREIKVNTRVIAATNKNLINEVKEGRFREDLFYRLNVINIHLPPLRERLEDLLLLVNYFIKKYSEKFNKQVSDISFAAMRMLENYSFPGNIRELENIIERAVLIERTNKILPSSIDIKITDEVKTEEVEIPENFSLDKYIENIEKKYIKKALMLTNGNQSRAAKKLGISLRSLRYKIEKYEIR; encoded by the coding sequence ATGAGTTATAATATTTTAATTGTAGATGATGAAAAATCATTTCGAGAGTTTTTGGAGATTTTGTTTATAAATGAGGGGTTCAAAGTATTTTCTGCTAAAAATTTAGAATCGGCCACTAGAATAATTCAGAAAGAGAATATTGATATTGTTTTATGTGACCTTGTATTAGGGGGTGAGGATGGTCTTGACCTTGCAAGATTTTGCTTTGAAAATCATAAAAACATACCATTTATTCTCATGACTGCTTATGCTAGTGATGAAACAGCATTAAAATCAGTAGAGCTAGGTGTTATAGATTATATAACAAAACCTTTTGATACTGATGAGTTGCTTGATTTGATAAAAGCTGTTTTAAAAAAAGATAAAGTTGATAATCATGAATGCTGTAAAGAGCTAGATGATATTATCGGATTGAGTGAGTCTGTTCTTAAAGTTAAAAGTGAAATTATCAATGTTGCACCAAGTGATGCTACTGTTCTGATTACAGGAGAATCAGGAACTGGTAAAGAGCTTGTAGCAAGAGCAATTCATAAGATGAGTGATAGGAAAGATAATCCATTTATACCTATTAATTGTAGTGCAATACCTTCTGATTTATTGGAATCTGAGCTTTTTGGGTATAAAAAAGGTGCTTTTACCGGAGCTAATAACGATAAAATTGGAATTTTTGAAGCAGCAAATAATGGGACAATTTTTTTAGATGAAATAGGTGAAATGCCTCTTTTTTTACAGGCAAAACTCTTGAGAGTTTTACAGGAAGGGGTGATAAGACCTATTGGTTCAAACAGAGAAATAAAAGTAAATACAAGAGTTATTGCTGCTACTAATAAAAATCTTATCAATGAAGTTAAAGAGGGAAGATTTAGAGAGGATTTATTTTATAGGCTCAACGTTATAAATATTCATCTTCCACCTTTGAGAGAGCGTTTGGAAGATTTGCTTCTGCTTGTAAATTATTTTATTAAAAAATATTCAGAAAAGTTTAATAAACAAGTTTCAGATATCTCTTTTGCTGCCATGAGGATGCTTGAAAATTATAGCTTTCCTGGAAATATTAGAGAGCTTGAAAATATTATTGAGAGAGCTGTTTTAATTGAAAGAACTAATAAAATATTACCTTCAAGTATTGATATTAAGATTACAGATGAGGTTAAAACTGAAGAAGTGGAGATCCCTGAGAATTTTTCTCTTGATAAATATATTGAAAACATAGAAAAAAAGTATATAAAAAAAGCATTAATGTTAACTAATGGGAATCAATCTCGAGCAGCTAAAAAGCTAGGGATATCTCTTAGGAGTTTAAGGTATAAAATTGAAAAATATGAAATCAGGTAA
- the nspC gene encoding carboxynorspermidine decarboxylase codes for MVNYRSFKLKELHKEALKFFPKEITDLVDTPCYLISEDIIEKNCRILDDVQKRTGAKILLAQKAYSLPITYPLISRYLHGVCASGLWEARLGCEEFKKEVHTYAPAFEEGEIDEIIDYSSVVIFNSINQLKKYGERVKDRGKQVGLRVNPGYSEVEIDLYNPCIPGSRFGVNPEDIKDIDLEIVDGFHFHALCEQNADVLVRVLNSFEKRFSKYINKLKWVNFGGGHHITRKDYDVELLCNTINSFRDRYNNIEVYLEPGEAVVLHAGVFVTQVLDIINNGVDIAIVDSSAETHTPDVLAMPYRPEIIESGKWDEYKYNYRIGGCSCLAGDFFGEYSFERPLKIGDRLVMLDMALYSFVKNNTFNGVKLPSIIVFNKNDGIKWQKKFDYADFITRIK; via the coding sequence ATGGTGAATTACCGGAGTTTTAAATTGAAAGAATTACATAAAGAAGCGCTGAAATTTTTTCCAAAGGAAATAACAGATTTGGTTGATACACCATGTTATTTGATTAGTGAGGATATTATTGAAAAAAATTGTAGAATTCTGGATGATGTTCAAAAAAGGACAGGGGCAAAGATACTGCTTGCTCAGAAAGCGTACTCTTTGCCCATCACTTATCCTTTAATATCAAGGTATTTACATGGTGTGTGTGCAAGTGGGCTCTGGGAGGCACGACTTGGATGTGAAGAGTTTAAAAAGGAAGTGCATACCTATGCTCCTGCTTTTGAAGAAGGGGAGATAGATGAAATAATCGATTACTCATCTGTAGTGATTTTCAACTCTATTAATCAACTGAAAAAATATGGAGAAAGGGTTAAAGATCGAGGAAAACAGGTAGGGCTCAGGGTTAATCCTGGTTATTCTGAAGTAGAGATTGATTTATACAACCCTTGTATTCCCGGTTCAAGATTTGGAGTAAATCCAGAAGATATAAAAGATATTGATCTTGAAATTGTCGATGGTTTTCATTTTCACGCTTTATGTGAACAAAATGCAGATGTGTTGGTGCGTGTTTTGAATAGTTTTGAGAAAAGATTTAGTAAATATATTAACAAATTAAAATGGGTTAATTTTGGTGGTGGACATCATATAACAAGAAAAGATTATGATGTTGAGTTGCTCTGCAATACTATTAATTCTTTCAGAGACAGGTATAATAATATTGAAGTGTATCTTGAGCCTGGTGAGGCTGTAGTATTGCATGCTGGTGTTTTTGTTACACAGGTTTTAGATATTATTAATAATGGTGTGGATATCGCTATTGTTGATTCTTCTGCTGAAACTCATACTCCAGATGTTTTAGCAATGCCTTATAGGCCTGAGATTATTGAAAGTGGTAAGTGGGATGAGTATAAATATAATTATAGGATTGGTGGATGTTCCTGTCTTGCAGGCGATTTTTTTGGGGAATACTCTTTTGAAAGACCATTAAAAATTGGGGATAGACTTGTTATGCTTGATATGGCGTTGTATTCCTTTGTTAAAAATAATACATTCAATGGTGTTAAATTACCTTCCATTATAGTCTTCAATAAAAATGATGGGATAAAATGGCAGAAAAAATTTGATTATGCTGATTTTATTACAAGAATAAAATAA
- the hfq gene encoding RNA chaperone Hfq, whose translation MSKKINIQDVFLNYVRKKRMPVTVYLINGVKLEGLIKGFDNFVIVLKDDSQKMIYKHAISTISPSEEIDEIEMV comes from the coding sequence ATGAGCAAGAAGATTAATATTCAGGATGTTTTTTTGAACTACGTGAGAAAAAAAAGGATGCCAGTTACTGTTTATTTAATTAATGGTGTTAAGCTTGAGGGATTGATTAAAGGTTTTGACAACTTTGTGATTGTTTTAAAAGATGATTCTCAAAAGATGATTTATAAGCATGCTATTTCCACTATTTCACCTTCTGAAGAAATTGATGAGATTGAAATGGTATAA
- a CDS encoding GGDEF domain-containing protein, producing MPINLNDFYDMIVTEIINILKKIKDNNEDLSINTIKKYLLQNERLTDFFNKNICIVGVEAYKSQISKLIKKVEDILPKDFIENFEENIKNTNDICKLNDILIDILSYLINFLIRVINTFNKSWDLLKEILKYMEISNEKLFKVLESSREIFIEEIRNNNELTNNLEELEKETKLENDIEKLKNKLISKLNEIKTNLREKENIRKEKFNKFDSDVKKIKNDLEKYRKQVNQLQESIKRYKKEAVVDLLTNVYNRNFLDRKLAEEFEKFHRYKSPLSVIMLDVDDFKAVNDNYGHQIGDQVLKYFANVIKNNIRKVDIPFRYGGEEFFIVLPHTRKEQAKVVANRILKELNETVFKVKGDRLKITASIGVTEAKENDSVETLIKRVDDLLLKAKKEGKNRIISG from the coding sequence ATGCCAATTAATCTAAACGACTTTTATGATATGATTGTAACTGAGATTATAAATATATTGAAAAAGATTAAAGATAATAATGAGGATTTGTCTATAAATACTATAAAAAAATATTTGCTACAAAATGAGAGGTTAACAGATTTTTTTAATAAAAATATATGTATTGTAGGGGTTGAAGCTTATAAAAGTCAAATAAGTAAATTGATTAAAAAAGTGGAAGATATATTACCAAAAGATTTTATAGAAAATTTTGAAGAGAATATAAAAAATACAAATGATATTTGCAAATTAAATGATATATTAATAGATATTTTAAGTTATCTTATTAATTTTCTGATTAGAGTAATCAATACTTTTAATAAGAGCTGGGATCTTCTAAAAGAAATTTTAAAATATATGGAAATCTCAAATGAAAAACTTTTTAAAGTTCTTGAAAGCAGTAGAGAAATATTTATAGAAGAGATTAGGAACAATAATGAACTAACAAATAATTTAGAAGAGCTTGAAAAAGAAACAAAGCTTGAAAATGATATTGAGAAACTAAAAAATAAATTAATTTCAAAATTAAATGAAATTAAAACTAATTTGAGAGAAAAAGAAAATATAAGAAAAGAAAAATTTAATAAATTTGATTCAGACGTAAAAAAGATAAAAAATGATTTGGAAAAGTATAGAAAGCAGGTAAACCAACTTCAGGAAAGTATAAAAAGATATAAAAAAGAAGCTGTAGTTGATCTTCTAACAAATGTTTACAATAGGAACTTTTTAGATAGAAAATTAGCTGAAGAGTTTGAAAAGTTTCATAGGTATAAGTCTCCATTATCGGTGATTATGCTTGATGTTGATGACTTCAAAGCTGTTAACGATAATTATGGACATCAAATTGGAGACCAAGTACTTAAATATTTTGCAAATGTTATTAAAAACAATATTAGAAAAGTTGATATTCCTTTTAGGTATGGTGGGGAAGAATTTTTTATAGTCTTACCTCATACCAGAAAGGAACAGGCTAAAGTTGTAGCTAATAGAATACTGAAAGAGTTAAACGAAACTGTTTTTAAAGTAAAAGGTGATAGACTTAAAATTACAGCAAGTATTGGTGTAACTGAAGCTAAAGAAAATGATAGTGTAGAAACTTTGATTAAAAGAGTTGATGATTTACTGCTTAAAGCGAAGAAGGAAGGGAAGAATAGGATCATAAGTGGTTGA
- a CDS encoding FtsB family cell division protein: MIRHTLILIALIIFLLVYLVFGDYGLVEYFKLVKIKNRYEQQLTRMDKKIYELQRELEFLKKDKKYLEMIIRKELNLKRPNEDLFIIKKDNNEKK, encoded by the coding sequence ATGATCAGACATACTTTAATTTTAATTGCATTAATAATTTTTTTGTTGGTATATCTGGTTTTTGGTGATTATGGTCTCGTTGAGTATTTTAAACTTGTTAAAATAAAGAACCGTTATGAGCAGCAACTAACTAGGATGGATAAAAAAATTTATGAGCTTCAAAGAGAACTAGAGTTTTTAAAAAAAGATAAAAAGTACTTAGAGATGATTATTAGAAAAGAGTTAAATTTGAAGCGGCCTAATGAAGATTTATTCATTATTAAAAAAGATAATAATGAAAAAAAATGA
- the xseA gene encoding exodeoxyribonuclease VII large subunit, with the protein MKKFTVSELTKSIKRLLEGNFPSSINVVGEVSNYSVSTLGHCYFTLKDENAQIKCVFFKRYRLLNSDYEPKNGDKVIVTGDLTVYEKDGNYQLLVKKIEYDSVGDFYKKFEETKRKLEKEGLFDTENKKEIPFFVKKVAVVTSPSGAAIKDFIRTLRKNGANIDVDLWPAPVQGDDAIPVIINQLSFLNQFTHLYDVVVLMRGGGSLEDLSIFNDEFLARAFYACNIPTISAIGHERDFTICDFVADLRVATPTAAAEKLSEYYITIGDRIDNLERRLVKEFEHNLIMKYQYLDTLEAKLLKNSPVNKIRQKIKELEFYENNIISLIKHKLSDMEKILSGLMQKIIPYNPTYKLAHLYSTIDNSLKIMTSILMAKMQNSKDKIDNLINALRLLNPENILDKGYAIVIKEKKPVGSVKNIHLEDELEIRMKDGYISSFVTGKKTWRK; encoded by the coding sequence ATGAAGAAATTTACAGTATCAGAATTAACTAAAAGCATAAAAAGGCTACTCGAAGGGAATTTTCCTTCCTCGATAAATGTAGTGGGGGAAGTGTCTAATTATTCAGTCTCAACACTAGGTCATTGTTATTTTACCTTGAAGGATGAAAATGCTCAAATCAAATGTGTATTTTTTAAGAGATACAGGCTGTTAAATAGTGATTATGAGCCTAAAAATGGTGATAAAGTTATTGTAACAGGTGATTTAACAGTTTATGAAAAGGATGGGAACTATCAGCTTTTGGTAAAAAAGATTGAGTATGATTCTGTAGGTGATTTCTATAAAAAGTTTGAAGAGACTAAAAGGAAACTGGAAAAAGAGGGGTTGTTTGATACTGAAAATAAAAAAGAGATACCTTTTTTTGTTAAGAAAGTTGCTGTAGTAACTTCACCTTCAGGGGCCGCAATTAAAGATTTCATTAGAACGTTAAGAAAAAATGGTGCAAATATTGATGTGGATTTATGGCCTGCTCCTGTTCAGGGGGATGATGCAATACCTGTAATAATAAATCAACTTTCTTTTTTAAACCAGTTTACGCACCTTTATGATGTGGTTGTTTTAATGCGTGGTGGTGGCTCATTGGAAGACCTTTCTATATTCAATGATGAATTTTTGGCTAGGGCATTTTATGCTTGCAACATCCCAACAATTTCAGCAATAGGTCATGAAAGAGATTTTACAATATGTGATTTTGTTGCTGATTTGAGGGTAGCAACTCCCACAGCAGCAGCGGAGAAATTATCAGAATATTATATTACCATAGGTGACAGAATTGATAATCTTGAAAGGCGTTTGGTTAAAGAGTTTGAGCATAATTTGATTATGAAATATCAGTATTTGGATACCTTAGAAGCAAAACTTCTCAAGAATTCACCTGTAAATAAGATTAGACAGAAAATTAAGGAATTAGAGTTTTATGAAAACAATATAATTTCTTTAATAAAGCATAAGCTTTCAGATATGGAGAAAATACTTAGTGGATTAATGCAAAAAATTATACCTTACAATCCTACATACAAGCTTGCACATCTTTACTCAACTATTGATAACTCATTGAAAATAATGACATCTATTTTAATGGCAAAAATGCAAAACAGTAAAGATAAAATTGATAATCTTATTAATGCATTAAGACTATTAAATCCAGAAAATATATTAGATAAAGGGTATGCTATTGTTATTAAAGAGAAAAAACCCGTTGGGTCTGTAAAAAATATTCATCTTGAAGATGAGCTTGAAATTAGAATGAAAGATGGTTATATTAGCAGTTTTGTAACAGGTAAAAAAACATGGAGGAAATGA
- the greA gene encoding transcription elongation factor GreA, whose product MDRIPITKEGYEKIKAELERLKKVERKEAIKAIEEARGHGDLSENAEYDAAKERQGMIEAKIAELESKMARFEVIDTSKLKGDKVVFGATVKIENLDTGETKTYKIVGPDEADISKGHISILSPIARAMVGKKVGDEVIVNAPGGEIEYEILEISFD is encoded by the coding sequence ATGGATAGAATTCCAATTACTAAAGAGGGATACGAAAAAATTAAAGCTGAGCTTGAAAGGCTTAAAAAAGTTGAAAGAAAAGAGGCCATTAAAGCTATTGAAGAAGCAAGAGGACATGGGGATTTAAGCGAAAATGCTGAATATGATGCTGCCAAGGAAAGGCAGGGAATGATTGAGGCAAAGATTGCTGAGCTTGAATCAAAAATGGCGCGTTTTGAAGTTATTGATACGAGCAAGCTTAAAGGGGATAAAGTTGTTTTTGGGGCAACCGTAAAAATTGAAAATTTAGATACAGGTGAAACAAAAACCTATAAAATTGTTGGGCCTGATGAAGCTGATATTTCTAAAGGGCACATCTCTATTTTATCCCCTATTGCAAGAGCTATGGTTGGTAAAAAAGTTGGTGACGAAGTAATTGTAAATGCTCCTGGCGGTGAGATTGAATACGAAATATTAGAGATTTCGTTTGATTAA
- the pgsA gene encoding CDP-diacylglycerol--glycerol-3-phosphate 3-phosphatidyltransferase — MKSGNFNIANQITFFRLLIIPVFLIFLFINKPYSNIVAAIIFIVASLSDFIDGYIARKYDLVTNLGKIADPVADKILVASAMVALVELQRIPSWVVIVILAREFAVGALRNFASTNGVIIPAGWSGKIKTTIQLISLTMIIFKEKFLGVNMYLIGKVLLYISVVVSILSLVDYFYRYFKKGNPQ, encoded by the coding sequence ATGAAATCAGGTAATTTTAATATTGCAAATCAAATTACTTTTTTTAGATTGCTAATAATTCCTGTTTTTTTAATATTTCTTTTTATAAATAAACCGTATTCTAATATAGTAGCTGCAATTATTTTTATTGTTGCTTCGTTGAGTGATTTTATTGATGGATATATTGCTAGAAAATATGATTTAGTTACTAATTTAGGTAAAATTGCTGATCCTGTTGCTGATAAAATACTTGTGGCTTCAGCAATGGTTGCACTTGTAGAATTACAAAGGATTCCATCATGGGTGGTTATAGTTATTTTGGCTAGAGAATTTGCAGTAGGTGCATTGAGGAATTTTGCATCTACTAATGGGGTCATAATACCTGCAGGGTGGAGCGGGAAGATAAAAACAACTATACAGCTGATTAGTTTAACTATGATTATTTTCAAAGAAAAGTTCTTAGGGGTGAATATGTACCTTATTGGTAAGGTGTTACTTTATATTTCTGTAGTTGTATCGATATTGTCACTTGTAGATTATTTTTACAGGTATTTTAAAAAAGGCAATCCTCAGTGA